tttgacatccaacacatctcaggagcttctaacaaagtggctgatgcactttcccgtgaaagtttcccagaatcaactggttaaaattgtccttgagatgtggaaaatattgttagtctttatatacttacttggtagtatatttggaggtgcatgtgtcttattaactctgttttttcctagagctccaggaagaaatcccagccagcgtttcatcctatctgtgatttggggggcatgtcataaatataaagggaagggtaaacacctttaaaatccctcctggccagaagaaaaaccctttcacctgtaaagggttaagaagctagggtgacctcgctggtacctgaccacaatgaccaatgaggagacaagatactttcaaagctgggggggcggggggaacaaagggtctgggtctgtctgggtgatgcttttgccggggacagaacaggactggagtcttagaacttagtaagcaatctagctagatatgcgttagattctgattcctttaaatggctgaggaaataagctgtgctgaaaggaatggatattcctgtctttgtgtctttttgtaacttaaggttttgcctagagggattctctatgttttgaatctaatttccctgtaaggtatttaccatcctgattttacagagatgattctttttacttctattaaaattcttctgttcagaaactgaatgctttttcattgttcttaagatccaagggtttgggtctgtggtcacctatgcaaattagtgaggatttttaccaaaccttccccaggaagtggggtgcaagggttgggaggattttggggggaaagacatttccaaacaattctttcccagaaaaccggttagacgtttggtggtggcagcgaaagtccaagggcaaaaggtaaaatagtttgtaccttggggaagttttaacctaagctggtaaaagtaagcttagggggttttcatgcaggtccccacatctgtaccctagagttcagagtggggaaggaacctcgacAGCCATTGTCGGAGCCAGATGGTCAAGGGAGGAGGAGTGAAGAAATTTAACAGACTTATCAACACCAAAAAACCATCAATGTGCATCCATGACTGAGGGAAGGCAGACTGATGACCCTGAGGtggaggctggcacccctaaagacaaaACAATTAATTAAATCAAAAGGACAGAATGGCTCTCTCGGAGGTGCTTCGGAATGTTAACATCAGAAGATAACACCGATTAAGGAGTAACCAGTCACagactgacacagcaaaatccataaacttcaacaacaaaaaagactataagaatagggtgctttgccatgggactttgggttcatcttgccacTACTCCAGCAGCACTGGATCACGACCTACAGAGCCCGGCTCCCCACtgtgaccaatctggctggctACTAGATtaatccagactctggactggtaactataaacatcgacTGGCAgtactgtgtgcatgtgtgtgtgactgaaaagcatatgctaactgctaTATTCTCAATAAATGAGGTGTTTTGCCTTCTTCCCTATAAAAAAATCTcgtgtgctttgtatagcataacaGGGATACTCAGGAGATTGGTAGTGAGGATTTGGAGCTTCTGAACCCTAGGACGCTGGCTCAAGATCTAGCCGAGGTTGGTGGAGGCCACCCCCTCCACAATGCTGtgcagtggcctgtgtgaaaggAATTGTCAGGCTCAGCCCAGTGCCTAATGGCTAGGTGTGGCAGAGTGTTGCTAGAGAGGccttaatcagctcctgccaccccagccccaaTCAGGGGGATTGAACTGGGACTGGGTAGATAACTTAATGCTTGCCTGGTAACAGACCACACCTGCCAGCCTTGTTAGCAGGAGCTATAAGGCTGGGAGGAAGTAGAGAGCAAATGGGGCGGCtcaggtggaggcggaggcgggAGTCTCCTAGTCTGTTGCTGGCCAGCCTTGTGGTAGGCCAAGCTGTTGTAAAAAGCCTGTATATAGGTGGAAACTAGTGGTGGGGACTTGATGACAAATAAAGAGCGCAGGTGTTGTACTAGCCTGAAGTTTCCCTGAGTCTCTGAGCAGAGGGGGAGAAGGGCTGAAACAGAAGGGCATGGCGTGCACCCCATTACACGTGGGGGCTCATCCGGGATCCAAAACCACTGCCAGTGCATGGCTACCCAAGGATGGAGGGAACTGTGCGTTGGCTAGCTAAACAGCAAGAAGAGCTGCAGAAAACCCTGCAGGCCTTCCAGCAGTCCCACCACGCAGAGCTGCAGGTCCTACTTGCCTTGCAGGCTTGAACAACAGAAGAACCACCAGGATTTAATCCGGGAGTAGGCCAGtgtacagcagcagctcctgcaccAATGGGTCAGTCCCCCTAGAGGTGATGGCAGCCACACACCAGGATTGGGGCTCTGTAAGATGGGCCCCACCAACGACCCTTCCTGTGTACGTTTGAGCGGGTGGCCATAGGACAAGGCAACCTGGGTCCTAAGACTGGCCCCCTATCTGGCCAGTGAGGCGCAGGCTGCCTAGATGGCCTTAAGTGATGAACAGGCCAAAGATTATGACGCGATGAAGGCGGCCATCCTAGACTGGATGGGACTGTCCGTGGAAAAGTACAGAAAGAAGTTTTGGACGGCCCGGTGGACAGGGGGTTTGCGGCTCTGAGCTTTTGCCCGGAAGCTTACAGACTGGGCCATGTGGTGGTTGAGGCCGGACACCCAGATGGTGGGAGAAATGATGGACAGGGTGcttctggaacaatttgtgaaGGGCCTCCCAGAAAACATACGAGTCTGGGTCCAGTGGCATCAGCCAAATATGGTAGAGGCTGCTGTCAAATTGACCAAGGAATATGCAGAGGCAGATGTTCCTTGAAAAGAGGGTTGAACAGGCCAGGACCTAGACCGGGGGAAAAACCCTgagaaaagaaaggaggagaTTAAGGGGGCCCTACTTGCCCAGGACAGTTGGTCTGCTGGCGATGTGGGCAGCCGGGACAAAGATGCAGAGTGCCCAGATATGGAGTGTGGGCTAGCGAGTTTTGTGGTTAGATGAACGGTGAAGGGAGGAAGCAGCGGTGAACACTGGCCATCATCCCCGTGCGGGTggggaggaagtattttttccccactgcttGTGTCCTTTCCTCTGATAGGCATTGTGACGGGTTcaatcacagaaacccccttgggactgtcatctgatgtgctgagattacctctgagcccattttctctgccagtttggacCTTCAGAACCcagccttgttgagccagacatgccagtctgctccaacacagacccagggtctgaaccacgtgccgcAAAAccgcagacttaactgaaaacagcttaagaagtgctcctgtctccaggaccccgacacccagctcccagtgggatccaaaccccaaatgaatctgttttactctgtataaagcttatacagggtaaactcaaattgtctgcccttacccatatgcaaactatgtagctgtgtagggcaccaggaaatttggggcaccaaattgccccaaatttcctggtgccctacgcagctgcatgctgctccagtaGCCAGCCTGATCCCCTGGCCGGCTGAGCCAGCCAGGAAAGATGCCCCCACTCCTGCCAcgtgcccactccaccccttccccatagcacctgctctgcccccgccccgcctcttcccaccactgctctgtcccagctccgcccccactccaccccttcccctgagctacgGCCCTGGGGGAttgcagcaggggtcaggcacACGCTGCACTCACACCAGgtggtgggaagtggagtgacctgacCCCAGCCTGCTCTGGCTCATGCTGGGGGGgaggttcccccctgccccccaagcctgctcctgccccgcaCAGACCTtgggcacagccccctcccccccccatggaggcctggggccaaacATCTTCCCCCCCTCGTGGgagggctgcgtagggcaccacaaTGTCTAGGGATGGCCCTTCTCTGGgtctccacccctccttctaaatggaaaagcaccaggtttaagatggatttgaGTACCagaagccttcattcttcctggcatGACTCACAGGAAGACTTGCAAGTAagcagagccatttacaaccaattgtcctagttgatgggagccatcgagattccaaaccaccattaatggcccacacgtTGCATTATTACAATAGGACCTTAGAGTTATagtttatatttctagtttcagttacaagaatgatacatttatacaaacaggatgaccacactcagagATTAtagatttgtaatgataccttttgcatgaagcatatttgttacattatattcacactcattagcatattttcatataatcatatggagtgcaacatcacagacGTATTTTCCCCTACTCCCCAGCCCTTTCTGTAATAGAGCAGAAGTCAGCATTCATCTGTCTTGCTTATGGTGGTCGCTGTCAAAAAGCCAGCATTTGCTAGTGATGATAGCATGCTTGTATCTAAGGTAACCAAAATCTTTCTCCAGTACTTACAATTGGAGATAGCTGTGGTAAttgttggcaaatgttgactcTGTGATGACCCTTGCTGTAGTTCTTTGTATCTGTGCCATTTTATCGAGGTGCAAGCTCAGATAATACAGTGCCTAGGAAGATATTTTGTGATTGGAGCTTGTGACTCTTCCATTACCACCTTCAGACCCCAGCggggatcagagccccattgaacTCTGTGCATATACAGAGCAAGAGTCAGTTCCTGCCCTAGAGAGcatacaatctaaacagaccagGCAGCCAAAGGGTAGGTGGGATCTTAACTGCACACCCATTTCTTGGTGTGCCCTGTGGAAACCATGGCCACAGAATGGGTTTATAAATGTCTTGGTGACCAAGTACGTTCTTGTCTAATGAGAGACTTATAATCAGAAGGTTCCTCACAAAACCTTGTCATTCCTGGGGCACTTGTCAGTGTCCCTTGAAATGAATTCCATGCCCTGGAGTGGGTTATGACTCACTGGCTCACTGGGAACTAAGAGGGGATAAGCAGGCTTTACTGCTGTGCTGTGTAAACAGAGATAATGCACTTAGCCCATCCCTTCAAGCATAATATGGTGGAGGGCCTTGCTGTGCCCAGATGTATGTTTTCCTTCCTTGCTCCTCTCTCTCAGGGTCAGAGAGGGGCCTCTAAGAGGCTGACCCCTGCGAGCTGGAAGTCTGAGCAGGGTGAGCGCCTTTGGTGAAGTGTGGTGAGGTGCCTGTGGCTGGTATGCACAAGCCTGCTCTCAGCTTGGGATCGCTTTGCTCTGTGTCTTGCATGTTTTGCTCATTTTAGTTCTCCTCCAGGGGCTGATGGTGCTACAGCTCTGGGGTAACATTGAGGTCTGGTTCCTGGACACATGGCATGAGTTGAGCCAGCATGTTTCTGTGCTGACCAAGACAATAGCAAAATGCCCATACAAGTAAGTTTGTGTCACCCAGGCAGGTGCTCTCAACTCTCAACCGAATCCCAAGCCCAGAACATCAGCATCACTCTTTGTTCTGGTTGTGACTCTGACACACTGTGGAAGCAGGGTTGATACTGCTCCCATGGCAGATCCTTACAGAGAACTCAGTGCCATGATGTTTCAGGGGGCTCTATGTGgatagggtggggggagggaggaacccAGGTTGTCTCCTGTCAGGGTATCCAGAATAGACTGGATGTAGGAATGTTCATTTCATGACTGTCCCTGTACGGTTATTtggctctttcccctcccccattgccaTTCACACACCCAGTACACTGTGCTCTGCCGTCTAGGTGTTTGAGGGATAAGAGGCATAGGCTCAGAAATAAGAGCTGATGAGGAAAGTTAGGTGACGGTAGGACATGCCCTCTTAGCAGCCGGAGGGAAGGGGCCATTTTGAAGATGGAGAGGGTTGTGAGCTAATGGAGGAAAAATGCTGGTCCTGGAGGAACAGAGGTGGACTAGCCAGAAACCCTATTACAGAGGCTGCAGGAAAGATGTGATCTCCCAAACATTCACCACTGCGTGTCCTATCCTTGCATCTCTTCCTGCAGGAAACAGCTGGAGACCCAACTATTCCCCTTCTGCACTGATGGGGGCTGGTGCAGCAGTGTACATGGGGAGAAGGACAGGACAGGACTGCAAGAGGCAAATCCAGTTTAACAGTCAGCCCTGTTGTGGCAGTAGCCATAGCAGCAGCATACCCTTCCCCAAGCCCagtgccaggtttacaatggcaccagtggctccatggagccgggcCTGTGcccagaaggggccctggcctgctccaCTTGCACTGCATCCTGAGACCCCACTGGCTCcccccaccacttgctcctctcggcctgccTGCCCGagagctcctctctgccccctgggcCTACCCGCCAGCTTCTCTGACCCCTGGCAGaggtctctgcttcccaccacctgcaGGGCCTCACCTGTCTCCCTGGACCTGAGcagcctgggactggtgcagaagcctggccagtctcagctgCAGCGGGGGGAGGTGTGAAAGTCTGGGGGGGATCGGCTGGACCCCTCCAGGCAAGTATGTCCTGAGGGGGCCTGGCAGGgacaggccctggcctggctgatcacaCCACTCCCGCGGGGACGGAGTGATTCCCCACCccaggaccagccctggctgcattGCCGGCTCACCCGGCAGACATAgttgcctcccagcagggccagtgagtgtggccgggaggcagggcatgggggagtgggtctctggggggTGCTGGATAGTGAGAGGGCAGGGAAGATCCTAGTGTGTTGGTGAACtagggagtagggttgccaactttctacttgcacaaaactgaacatccttgcccccccgtgccctgcccctcctcagaggcccctccccttcttcaaggcccccactcccccctcactccattccccctccctctgtcgctcactatccccaccctcactcactcgctcattttcaccaggcagGCTCCCGATGgcacttacttcaagcagctcccagaagcagtggtatgtcccccctctggctctgaCGTGGTGGTGAGGCCAGGTGGTTCTGCGCGCTGCCCCATTTTCAGGCGccacccctgctgctcccactggccgggattcgcagccaatgggagctgtagggggcaGTGCTTGGCATAGGGCCAGCGTGCAGcactccctggctgcccctacatgtaggagccagaggggggacatgccagctgctttccgggagctgcgtggcgcagaggctagcagggagcctgccagccccgctgcaTGGCACCACCAACCGCACAGTCAATGGCCTGGTCAGCAATCTGACAGGAGCCATCAagatccctttttgaccgggtgttccggttgaaaactggacaccttaGAGCGGTTGGGGCAAAACTGTGTGGAGGGCCAGGTGGGGAAGGCTGTTGTCTCCTGAGTGTGGTATAAACTGcttaagggggggtggggggcgcggaGAATTAACCAGTGGTCTTGACTCCCTACTTGAGGGAAGTAGCTTAGCTGAGAGAGCAGACCAGACTAAAATCATCTGCACTTGGATagctgggctccccagcccagtcaATGCCAGACTAGCTAGAGAAAACTCTTGAACAAAAAGGGAGTGTGTATTATTCTCTTGCCTCCCACTCCAGAGATGTTAAGGTCAACAGCTTTAAAAATGGCCTCTCATTGGGTTCCTAAACTTTGACCACTTGTATTTGAATTTTGGTAGGTGCTTGGTAGTTCCAGCTCCCCTTGACTCTAAGAACCGTGGGTTTTGAAtgtttctgaaaataaggccctaGCTCTTTACATTTAGGTCTCCATGTTGAAATAAGAATCCCCtcttacttcagtgggactccagaTAGCATTGCTCACTTACTTGGAGGATGGCAACTAGGAAGGGACAGCAGATGCATAGAAATCCTTGTTATCAATGGCTATTCCATGGTGATACATTCTTCCAATAAACTAATTTAAGTAAACAAGCCGGTCAGGTCATTGTGTTGCCAAAGAAATTCTTTGTTCAACCACAATAATGTGTCCTAATATAGGAGAGCACGTGGTTAAGCTTCTCATCTAACAGATGTTCCAGGTCCCGTGACTGGAAAAGCAAGTCCAGTTCTCATTAATGATTTCATCATTGGATGGTATTGGGCTCATCGCAGAGAATGCATGTAGCTAGTATGGGAACTTTTGAAGGAGCGTCACTGTGGACATGTGGGTACTTCATTTCCTCCCACATCTGTTCTTAGAATGTTAAAGGGCACTCTGTAGTGCTTTCCAGACTTAGTTCAGCACAGCTGATATTGAAAGCTGAAGGTCTCAACCTCCACCATATACATGTAAACTCCTTCATGATAGCTCCAGTTCAGACAAGAGTCTTCCAAATCACCTGCATCTAGCTACTTCAGGGGTAAGATCAGAGCTTTGCAAGAGGAAGAACCTTAACCAGAAGTCGTTTGCTAACTGAGCTCCCTCTGAGGAGAGGCTGGAAATGAGAGGGAGTTCATTTCCTGCTGCCATTCAGTACTGCTGAGGTGTGAGATTGTGGATAATGAAGATAGCAGGCTCCACAGCTCTTGCAAACAGGCGTGAGAGGAAGGAGGAGCATGCAAGTTTTTCCTGGTGCTGTGCCTCCCCATGGTTGGTGTGAGGGGAAAGAGTTCACTTGCCCCAGCCTTGGGGCAGGTCTGATGTTACTTTGCCACAGGGAGCATAAGCATTGGACAGCAGAAGAGAACCACTTACCATTTCTATTTCAATCTAGCACCCTAATTGAGATCGGCTTTGTTATCTTAGTACGCTGAGCCAGTCAGTCCTTACAACTCTAGGCACAGTACTGTTACAGGATATGCCTGATGTTTTACCATGTGTCTCTGTTACATGTTCAATAACCTGTTCCCACCACTTTGTGTCCTGACTTGCTAGTTACCAAGATGGTGCCTATAGTTACAAGGTAACAGGACACTTTTTCCTCATTGATGTTTAAAGTCTTATAGATCAGAGTCACTTCTGTCAGGGAAGAACCTCTTTCTCAGCTCAGAAGGTCCGTGGGAACAGTTTCAGGCCACATGCGGATTATTTTCTGCCAAAATAACCAGACCCTTGTCAGTCCCTAATCCAGGAGTATTTCTTTCTGATACCCAGAAAAGGAACATACTTTATGGCCTGCTACAGTCAGCTTGCAAATCTTGCATGATGATTATGCAAAATTACTGCTGATAAAGCTGTGTTGAGTTTCAAATCAGGTACCTGACACCAGGCCTGTCACACTAATAGATCAAGTGAGAGCTGTGTGATCCCCCTGTCTGACTTACTAGGAGCCCTACATTATTCACCCATTCTTTGGGGCAATAAAACCAGAGTCTCAGTTATTAATTTGATTAATAGAGGAGGCAGCAAGTCAGatccctcctttctcctcactTTACATAAAAGGTGCACCTAACTACCATAGTGTGCCCTGAGATCCATCtaatccagtgtcctgtctgacgatggccagtaccagatgcttcagaggaagaaacaaGACCTTCACAAGGCAGATGTGAGATAATCTGCCTCCAATACATCTTtatgacactacaccccatattcttcataaaaataattatatgaatatggcataactaagatgttttATGCAAGCTAGGTCATGTAAGGTATAAttagaaaggttatgatttgctgattatccaatttgtgtgcatgcatcatttctgtatctgaagttaggaatattgactatgtaacaatcacaactgtgtgtgtacttagGGAATGCTCACCAGACAGTATGCATGCAGCctgaatgggccattaggaagaacaataagactttgaagatactactAAATCCTGCCTTCCTGCAAAGGTTCCTGGATTACTGCTTGGACACTACAGGGTCAGGTGATTGTGTCATCTGGTACTAGACCCCCATCTTGGACTTTTAGTGTTTTTCCATTAAGAGGGCATGTGGGGGTCagcctgggaaacaaaagattcccacaatatgtaaattctatttaaggctggagCATGTGTTAATTATGGTTGCTGGTTCTTCACTGAGTCCTGCTTTATAGGATGACTGCTGTAACCACCTAAGACTGATTAGGGGAGAAGGACTAGGACCCAGGCAGAGAAAGACAAGCCTCTGAAGGGTACAcctggagatttaagctgcaaACAGTGTAGTTTACCTTCAaaaaactctgcaacctgcataCAGCAATATTTAcagtgagaaattactattttattaagcctagtttgcatgttttgtttgagttgctcagtaatctgctctGATctatttgctatcccttataatcacttaaaatttaccttttgtagttaaggGGCTTGAGAGCCCATCACAGCAACACAGTGcaagggaaacccaggctggtagGACAGGCAGCCTCAATGGGACCCCAGCACATTCAGTGGCAGCCCAAAAGGGgggatccaacctgtcacagtctCCTCCTGATTCTAATAGAGATTGTcttaaatcctgaagcatgaggtttaatagtCCTTCCAAGACTCATTATGATACTTCCAGTATTCTTGAGAGCCACACTTTGGCTCATACCTTCATGGGCAGTTAAAGTAAACAGTATGTTTATTACCAGTTAATAGTCTTTGATACAGGAAAAGCAGCAGTACCCAACATGCAAAGCAGTTAAAGAAGTCACAGGACTCAAATGAGATCATTTACAGATCAGCTCTAGCAAGTAACCGCTCGTTCACAACAGTGCCAACAGTAAAGCATATAGATGCAATTTTAAGAGCCTCTCTCTAAACACTGCTGTTCTAGATCACATCCCAGTGACCCGATGCCTTCATTGCAGGTGCCAAACCAACACATAACAGTTAGGAGAAGGGTGGAGTGGCAACTGGCTTTGTCTTTTGATGGGATCATAAAGCCTGCTAGAAGAGATGCACATTCTGAAGCCAGGAAGCCGGTTTGAAAGCTTGCGTCTCTCCTGGAACAGTCTACTCCCTAGAGATCAGCTAGTGATGGTGGTAGTGAATAGGAGAACGAAACTAGAAAATTTTGCTGTAGGTTATCTGGGCTGCCTATTTCAAAGAAGTCACTCTCTCCTCAGTTGGGATAGGTTTTCAATGCAAGTGGCTGATGCGTGTAGCTTAAAAGATTTCAAGAGGGCAGAAGTCTTTGCAAACTTGATTAGAAGTTGGGTGTCCCCATGAAGAGGTGTCTGGCCTGGATCACCCTCAGAGATAGTGAAGGAAACCACCCCCCCAAGGCAGTTTGTTTGAAAGTAACTTACGTCCTCCTGCACCTCTTCCTTTGGCATGCCTCTGCATCCGAGCCACAGGAGCTATCTGAGTCGCTTCCTgacaaggaggaagaagaggtggaaggCTTCAGTGTGCTACAGTTCATACTCAGCACCCAGCCTAGTTTGTTGTGTAGAACTTGCTTAAGTCCTGGGGGCAATGGCAGCACTTCCAGCGTATCCACATAGTTGGGCAACAGCTGGCGGAGGCGGTAACAGCAGAGGTACTGGAGCGACGTGTAGCTGGCGCATGAACGGATCACCTTCATGCTGCTTTTGGCTGCAGTGGAGCACACCATGGGGTAGAATTTCTTGTTCTGCAGTTTGGTAGCTGCAACTCCTGGGAGGAAATAAAATCAAGGAGGCTGGTGTTAGTCATAGGCAAGGGCACAATTAGGTAATTACCTATAATGCAGGGATATAGTTTCTAGGATGCCCTGTGATCTGAACTGTCACCCCTTCTCCCACCTAAATGTGGGGTCTACAAACATATGGATAGAGATCTGGAAAGCAGGAGATATCTGAAGGCAGGCCTGTTGAAGTGAATAGTTGTTTTAGAGACACTCTGCTTATCCTATAGTTTGCCATTTACAGAAGCCCACTATCCCCATCTTCAAACAGTCAGAAGGCACTGAGACTTCCAAGAGGCAGCAACAAGCTGAAGACCCACCCAAAGGGTCAATGTTCCATAATTCATACACCACTCCCTCCCTGGATGTTTTGTCCTATCACTTTGTTGTGTTTAAGGGTGGGTTTGGCTGGATGATGGCCATTTTGTCCCAACTCTTACCTATGCATTTCCTGTTTTTGAAGAAAGTGAGAGTTCCATGCCACGTGTCCAAATGAACCCCAATGATGGAGCCTTGGCCAAACCTTGAGGAGAAGTTCATTTTATCTCCCCTGTGGTGGAGTAATccttagacagacagacagacgatTAAGAAGCAATCCTGCACTctttagatccatcccatcttccacaATCTCTTCCTATTTTGTATAGACTGAAGGAATCagccatttaattaaaaaaaccctagattTCCCCATGACCACCATTTTGctgccccccatcccagagcacgTGAAGGGTCTTTGGCAGCTCAGGAGACAGCCAATGGTGGAATATCCTCTTGCCTCTAGACCCATGGTCAAGTATAGGCCAAATGTGTTAAAGACTGAAAGTTGTTGCCCCTCTGTGGTGTGACAGCCTACGTGAAATGAGCTAGGTGTTCTCGCcaaggcagtggggagggaaccttatTGGCAGTCTCAGCCATGGAGCAAATACAGAACAACAGAGATTGGACTTCCTTCACTCCTTTTTCAGGTGGAgacactttttttgggggggtggggtgggaggagtggtGGTTTTATGCTGTTATCTACAGAGGAGGTTGGGCATGGACAACGTTCAGCCTCTAGGTCAGTCTATGTATCTGGCTAAGGAAGTTACTTCactgtatttatatttaaaaaaaaaaaaaaaaagagacagaccGACAGACTTTAAACGACAGAGGCAATCCTGATGGGAAAACAGCAACACCGGCAATATGCATGGATTCTCTCCACTGCCCAAATGGAAGGCTGGCTATGGGCAGCAGTTTCAGTCCAAGTCCATTAGGGATATCAGAGCAGATTCACAGTCCGGGTGACCATTTCAGTCTTATTCCCATCATTCAGAGCACTTCCACAATTGCTAGGATTAGGTTTCTTCATATCCATGAGCCTTCCCCATGAACTCTAAAGGCAGCAGTCCCCCTCCCTACCCTGCATTACCTGTGTATGAGAGTCCCCAGCTGTCTTCATCCTTGCCCAGCAGACTACAAAATGTATGGCGGTACTTGTCAAGATTCACATCTGAAGTCCCAATTCCCACCATCTGGATGGAGGTAGCCCATGCCAAAGAAGAAAACAAGATCTTTGTTTCTGCCATGGAACCACTCAGGGCTTTAAGCACAGCATAGCAGTGACACACAATACAGGAGAGTGACGCTCTGTATCTCGGAGAAACAtgctacacccccatgttcatctttataaaatgattgattggtatccaatgcaaagttggTCACGTTGGGTGT
The Eretmochelys imbricata isolate rEreImb1 chromosome 10, rEreImb1.hap1, whole genome shotgun sequence genome window above contains:
- the SPSB3 gene encoding SPRY domain-containing SOCS box protein 3 isoform X3 — its product is MDILFFLPSFKDYLYQNTMARRTRNSRAWHFVLNGVRRDADARAVALASGAHGWGYDSDGQHSDSDSEPEFPSLSPSIPSAIPVTGESYCNCENQNETPYCSSLHTIHRVKDCQCGEEDEYFEWVWDDVNKSTATLLTCDNRKVNFHMEYSCGTAAIRGNKELAEGQHFWEIKMTSPVYGTDMMVGIGTSDVNLDKYRHTFCSLLGKDEDSWGLSYTGLLHHRGDKMNFSSRFGQGSIIGVHLDTWHGTLTFFKNRKCIGVAATKLQNKKFYPMVCSTAAKSSMKVIRSCASYTSLQYLCCYRLRQLLPNYVDTLEVLPLPPGLKQVLHNKLGWVLSMNCSTLKPSTSSSSLSGSDSDSSCGSDAEACQRKRCRRTPLPHNAR
- the SPSB3 gene encoding SPRY domain-containing SOCS box protein 3 isoform X4 → MARRTRNSRAWHFVLNGVRRDADARAVALASGAHGWGYDSDGQHSDSDSEPEFPSLSPSIPSAIPVTGESYCNCENQNETPYCSSLHTIHRVKDCQCGEEDEYFEWVWDDVNKSTATLLTCDNRKVNFHMEYSCGTAAIRGNKELAEGQHFWEIKMTSPVYGTDMMVGIGTSDVNLDKYRHTFCSLLGKDEDSWGLSYTGLLHHRGDKMNFSSRFGQGSIIGVHLDTWHGTLTFFKNRKCIGVAATKLQNKKFYPMVCSTAAKSSMKVIRSCASYTSLQYLCCYRLRQLLPNYVDTLEVLPLPPGLKQVLHNKLGWVLSMNCSTLKPSTSSSSLSGSDSDSSCGSDAEACQRKRCRRTQLLAEKHYRVEFLIRSFLH
- the SPSB3 gene encoding SPRY domain-containing SOCS box protein 3 isoform X5 — its product is MGGAMTLMGSAIPVTGESYCNCENQNETPYCSSLHTIHRVKDCQCGEEDEYFEWVWDDVNKSTATLLTCDNRKVNFHMEYSCGTAAIRGNKELAEGQHFWEIKMTSPVYGTDMMVGIGTSDVNLDKYRHTFCSLLGKDEDSWGLSYTGLLHHRGDKMNFSSRFGQGSIIGVHLDTWHGTLTFFKNRKCIGVAATKLQNKKFYPMVCSTAAKSSMKVIRSCASYTSLQYLCCYRLRQLLPNYVDTLEVLPLPPGLKQVLHNKLGWVLSMNCSTLKPSTSSSSLSGSDSDSSCGSDAEACQRKRCRRTQLLAEKHYRVEFLIRSFLH